TAATCCCAGTGATAAAGCTGTGCGGGATCTCATTGAATGCACTTTTGATAAAAGTCAGAGTAATACTTCTCACAACGCCCAGCATTTGGCGGCAGTGCTGAAACAAAATCAGCAATTGGGTAAAAAGGTTAAATGGGTCGCCCACAGCCAAGGGGCGATTATATTTTTATCTGCGTTGCAATATTATCGAGTTAACTACCAAGGATCGTTAACGGGTCAAGAGCTAGCTATTCATGGTAGTGGTGCTAATGTGGCAGAGTTACAACAAGCCGCTAAATTAGTTGGGTTAAAAACTCATGAACCACGAAATAATCCGTTTGATGTGGTGCCCAATATTGCCGGTCAAAATGATCTGTCAAAAAGTAGTTTTGCGCGGTCGTTAAAATTTGCCAGAGCATTGCTAGGCTCGCCAGGTGTAAGTCCGCATACCTTGCCATTTTTAGGGGTAAAAACCTATCACCAGCAGCTAGTGATGCTAGGTGATGATAAGCGAGCTGCATATGTTAAAAAATATATCAATCAAGCAGAACAAATGAATCAACTATTATGAAGAAATTACTCATAGCGTTATGGCGAGGTTTTGTTGGCGGTGCAGACTTTACTCAGCTAGTCACTGAGCGGTTTATTTTAGAAGATAAGCTGTTGAAAGTAACTATCCCTATCAGTAACATAGTTGCTCGACAGTTACCTAAAGAGGTTAATTATCCATATAGAAATAGGCATTGGTTTAATACGAAGCAAGAGATTCACACCCATGAAACTTATGTGCATATCTATTCTCGAGTTTGGATGTATTTACCCATTATTGGTATTCTGCCCAGCAGTGAGTATGGCATGTTAAGCAGTGTATTTAGAATAAAAAAAAACCCTGAAGGGATAAATGCTCTAGATAAGCAAGCGCTTGGCGCATCGCTCAATAGAGAATATGATGAATATTATAATCACCCTGAGCCTGGTGAGAAAGCTAAAGGTAGTAATACTAGGATAAGGCAAGAAATGAGTAAACATAAAACTCTTTCAGATGAGGTAATGGCTATTCAATTAGAAGCAGCCATAAACAATGGTGGTTACCCAAAAATTCCCGATGCTACTACGGTAAAAATAAATGGTATTGAATGGGTATTTCATCAACTCGTAAAACCTCATTCACGCAGTCGCACCGACATGTATTGTTTAGGTTTAGATGAAAGACATTATTTAGTGGTACGTTTTAATCATCAAGTTGATCGTTCTGACAAGCATAAAAAGTGGCGTAAGGCGGCCAATCAAACCCAACAACGAGTGATGGAGAGGGTGTCATTAACTGATTATGTGGATGAGCCGCCGCAAAACTTATTGGAAAGTAACGTTTAAATTTTGATGTGGATATTCCTGAGATGCCAATTTTGCACATCTCATATCATTTCTATCTATTGCGTGAGGTACGTAGCACTTCAGGTAAAACACGTATTCTGCGCATAACGTTTGCAAGATGAACACGATCTTTAACTGAAATACGTAAATTAATCAAATACACACGGCCATCACGTTCTTCGGTACTGAGGTTATGAATATTGGAACCTGCAGAGGCAATAATCGACGTAATTTTCGCGAGAGCACCTTGATGATTTACAATTTCAACACGAAGATTGGCTTGGTATTCAGCACCTTCTACGTTGTCCCAGTGCACTGAAATGTACTTGTCTGGTTCACCTTGATAACCACGAATATTGGCACAGCTTTCCATGTGGACGACTAAACCTTTGCCAGGACTCACGTGGGCTATTACCGCATCTCCAGGGATAGGACGACAACAATTAGCATAGGTAACCAGCATACCTTCAGCACCACGAATTGGCATTTGTGATGTTTCTTTATTATGGTCGTGCGGCGCGAGCTGCTGACCTAATAAGCGCTGAGCTATCACAATACTCATAGCATTACCTAAGCCAATATCGGCAAGTAATGCGTCGAGTGAATTATGTTTGGTTTCTTTAATCACTTTTTCGAGTAGATCTGCTGGAATTGTCTCAAGCTTGGTATCGCCTAAGGCATGATTTAATAAACGCTTACCTAGTGCAATAGCGTTATCACCTTTAAGGCTTTTCAATACCTGACGAATTTTACCTCGAGCTTTACCGGTGACCACAAAGTTTAACCACGCTGCATTAGGCCTAGCGCCTTTGGCAGTAATAATTTCAACCGTTTGCCCCGATATCAGTGGCTGGCTGAGAGGATAAGCTTTTCGATTAACTCTTGCTCCAACACAGGTATTGCCTACATCGGTATGCACTTCGTAGGCAAAGTCGACCGCGGTGGCATTGACAGGCAATTCTAAAATACGGCCTTCTGGGGTAAACACATAAATTTCTTCAGGAAAAAGCTCTGTTTTAACATTTTCGACAAATTCAAATGAACTGCTGGCGCTTTGCTGTAATTCTAACAAGCTTTGCATCCATTTATGAGCCCGCACTTGAGTGGTATTTTGCTGACCGGCGTCGGTATTATTTTTATACATCCAATGTGCGGCGACACCTTTGTCTGCCATTTGGTCCATTTCTTCAGTACGAATTTGTACTTCAACAGGAACCGCATGAGGCCCAAATAATGACGTGTGCAGTGATTGATAGCCATTGGCTTTTGGAATAGCGATATAATCTTTAAATCGTCCAGGACGCGGCTTATATAGTCCGTGCATAGCACCTAAAACACGATAACAGGTATCGATAGAGTCAACGACGACACGAAATGCATAGATATCCATGACCTCTTGAAATTGCAGCTCTTTGCTGCGCATTTTTCGATAAATCGAGTAGAGATTCTTTTCACGGCCTTTAACTTTTGTCGGTATTCCTGCTTCTTCAAGGCGTGTTTCGATGGCAACTTCGATGCTATTGATGAGTTCTTTACGGTTGCCTCGCGCCGCTTTTACGACGTCGCGGATCACCCTGTGTCGCATAGGATAATAAGCTTGAAAACCTAAGTCTTCAAGTTCGATTTTGATATTATGAATACCTAATCGGTTGGCAATTGGGGCGTAGATTTCTAAGGTTTCGCGAGCAATACGACGGCGTTTATCAGGGCGAAGTGAGCCCAGTGTGCGCATATTGTGAGTTCGGTCCGCCAATTTGATCAGGATAACTCGAATATCTTGAGTCATTGCCATCATCATTTTACGGAAATTTTCCGCTTGTGCTTCTTTTCTGTCACGAAACTTGATTTTATCAAGTTTTGAAACACCTTCCACCAGTTCTGCAACCGCCACACCAAATAACTCTGTGAGTTCTTCTTTGGTAACGGGTGTATCTTCGATGGTGTCATGAAGCAAGGCAGCCATGAGCGACTCGTGATCGAGACGCATGTCTGCCAAGATGCGGCTAACCGCAACAGGATGGGTAATGTAAGGCTCGCCACTTGTGCGCATTTGCCCTTCGTGGGCATCACGCGCAACCAAATAGGCCTGCTTGAGTAACTCTACTTGATCCGGCTCTAGATAGCTGGATGCTGACTCTTTTAGACCTTCAAACAGATACAAGTGGCGCTACTCCTTATAAAACGCGGCCTTCTGCAATGGCTGCGACAGCGGCAATTTCAGCTGCTTCACGTTCACGGACAGTTTGGCGCTCATCAGCATCTAAAGTGTTTGAGGTGACTAAACCTAATTCGATTTCACGCAATGCGACAACCGTTGGTTTATCATTCATCTCATCAACCATAGGTTCTTTACCTTGGACAGCGATTTGGCGTGCACGACGCGCTGCAACCAGGATCATATCAAAACGGTTGCCGATTTTATTTACGGCGTCTTCTACAGTTACGCGAGCCATGTGTTGAAACTCCAGTGTTATCTATGGGGAAAAATGACGCAAAATTGTACACTATGACAATTAATCTGCCAAGAGATCAACAAGCATATCATTGTGGGTATGCTGCTGACTAGCACAGGTTAGTCTTTGACTGTGAATAATGACGTATAAATCGGCTAGTGCGTTATCAAAATCGTCATTTACTATCACAAATTCATATTGAGCGTAATGTGACATTTCAGAAACAGCCTGTGCCATGCGAGAGTCAATAACTTGTTGACTGTCTTGGCCTCGTCCGGTTAAACGGCGTTCGAGCTCAGCCTTTGATGGTGGTAAAATAAATACCCCAATCGCATTTGGCATCAGTTTTTTTACTTGCTCACCACCTTGCCAGTCGATATCAAGAAATACGTCGATACCGTTAGCTTGAGTTTGCTCTATTACCGTTTTTGAAGTGCCATAAAAATTACCAAACACTTCAGCCCATTCTATAAAAGCATTTTGGCTAATTAATGCTTTAAATTGTTCAACGGTAACGAAATGATAATGTTGGCCATCGACTTCACCAGGGCGAGGTTCACGGGTTGTATGTGACACTGAAACCTGTTTATCGCTGGGTTTATCTTTTAATAGTGCTGCTATAAGTGATGATTTACCTGCGCCACTAGGGGCTGACACAATAAAAAGATTTCCACGAGTGCTCATAAATAGGGTTTTTCATCCGATTATTCATTAAGAAAGCTTAATATTATACTCGTTAACTGTAAGGTTATGCTAGCGCAATCATAGCAATTGCTGATGTTCGTTATTGCAATTAGTTTAATAAGAGCGGGTCTAAGATTAATATCAGAGGCTTGAAAAAAGTGAATAAAAAGTAATGCAAAACCTAGGTTTGGTATGGCTTTATAGGATAAATTCTGTAGGCTTTGCGCTATTAACGGCAGTTATCGATTTTGATAATGAGAACAATCCATTAGTGTTGTAGTAACGGTATAGAGTCACCGACAAGTTCTGTGATGTAGCCAGCTGTTTTTTTTGATATTTTTGTAAATGAATAGGAATGATTGATGTCTGTAAAAACCCTACTATGCCGAGATGGTCGTGACACAGGCGTAAGGTTAATGGCAATTATATTAGCAGCATTTTTGCTGCTAACTGTCGCTGCTATTGTTTTTCCCGCAAGTATGATTAATTGGATTGTGACGCTAGCGGTCATGCCTATTGTTGGTTTGTCTGCGGTCCGTCGCTTAAATGACGCCAATAAATCGAAAAAATTGATGATGATCTGTGTCGTTCCAGTACTGATCTTTGGTGTGCTGACTTACTTTATGGCGCCCTTAGGTGCGCTAGGTGGTGTGTTTTTATTCGGCCTAGCATGTGGTGGCTACTTGGCATTTCTACCTGCTAAAAATACCATTAATTACCTGCAAGGATATAATGGGCCCAGTATGGTGCTAACCTCCTCTCCGGGCGCAGTATATAATCGACAAGAGCCGGTAATGAAAGGACAGGTTGCGCCTGTTCATGCTAAGGCAGAAAACCGATTTTTATCGACAGAAATGACCGATGATGAAGCGGTTCTTACCAGCTCTACTGATCCACATTCTGGCGCAAGCAATATACATCAATTAAATGATGATGCTCTACCACAGACTCGTTTCGTTCAAACTGATGCCCACATAGATCATGAATATGATGTTACTGATGAACAAATCATATCATTGTCAACAACGTCAGCTCGCAATAATCAGCCTCTTTATGTCGATCAAGATGCGCTGCAATCTGGGTCGATTACTGAGCTGGCTAAATCTTGGTTTAATATCGCAAAGCTACATCAGCAAAAGCTTATTTTAATCGGCAAAATCACTGCGGCTATTATTGCTGTCTGTTTGGTTGTTTATGTGATTTTTGCATTGGTTAATGTTTTTTCGAGTGACGAAACCGAACAAACGGAACATGCCGATGGTATGAGCCACCAACAACAAACTAGCACTCGACAGATGATAAAACTTCCAGACGGATTTTGGTTAGCGTTAGAAGGCAATATCCTGATTGTACGTTGGTTAGGTGATAGCGGCGATGTACAGAATGTGTGGCGTTTAGCTACCGCAATAGGTGATAAAACCTGTACCAATCTTGAATTTAATGATGGTAGTCGTTATCGGCCAATAACCGTTGATCTGCTAAAAGATGGTGCCAGCGAGGCTAGATTTACGCCATTAGATAAAGATGCCATTGTGAATCATGTCGCGCTTCGAGGCAGCTTTAAGCTATGCGGTTATGAATTTAACTTAAAGGGTAGCCAGGCAACGCTGATGCAAAACCCTCAATTTGAAATGATACTAAGCCAATAGCTATTTAGACAGACAACCAGAAAAGGAATTTTTTGCTTGTCTTCTGCTTTGATGAACATGAGTTTGGAGTGTTAGATTGGTTAATTTTATCCACACAAATGTGTTATCTCAGTTTGGATTTAGCCGCGATCAGAGTTCGCTTCATCCACTGGGTAATGGCCATATTAATCAGACCTTTTTGGTAACTGATAAATCTAAATCTATGGTATTGCAACGGATTAATACCCAAATATTTACCAATCCTAAGATTATTATTCAAAATGCCGTTACCATTAGCCAGCATTTATTGACTAAGCGTCAACAACAGCAATATCCATTGCAAGTGGTTAGCCCAATTGCCACAGTGTCAGGGGCACTTTATTTGGATTTAGGTGAACAAGGATTTTGGCGAGCCATAGATTACTTGCCCCATAGCGATACGATTGAAGTGGTTAATAGCGCCGAGCAAGCTATGCTGGCGGCCGAGGCTTTTGGTCATTTTGCCGCGGCATTGAGTGATTTAACCCCGGACGATATTATTGATGTAATCCCTAATTTTTTAAATTTGCCTCAACGTATTTTTCAATTACAAGATGCAAAAATTAATAATACTCAAAATCGATTAGTCCATTGTGAAAAATGGGTCGATTTGTGTTTGGCACAAAGCGACATATTGACCATGTTGGCACAATATGAAGCCGAGCTACCGATCAGAATTTGTCATAATGATACTAAAATCAATAATATGCTTTTTGATAAGCGTG
This region of Shewanella livingstonensis genomic DNA includes:
- the rpoZ gene encoding DNA-directed RNA polymerase subunit omega, whose translation is MARVTVEDAVNKIGNRFDMILVAARRARQIAVQGKEPMVDEMNDKPTVVALREIELGLVTSNTLDADERQTVREREAAEIAAVAAIAEGRVL
- the gmk gene encoding guanylate kinase, giving the protein MSTRGNLFIVSAPSGAGKSSLIAALLKDKPSDKQVSVSHTTREPRPGEVDGQHYHFVTVEQFKALISQNAFIEWAEVFGNFYGTSKTVIEQTQANGIDVFLDIDWQGGEQVKKLMPNAIGVFILPPSKAELERRLTGRGQDSQQVIDSRMAQAVSEMSHYAQYEFVIVNDDFDNALADLYVIIHSQRLTCASQQHTHNDMLVDLLAD
- a CDS encoding phosphotransferase enzyme family protein, with product MVNFIHTNVLSQFGFSRDQSSLHPLGNGHINQTFLVTDKSKSMVLQRINTQIFTNPKIIIQNAVTISQHLLTKRQQQQYPLQVVSPIATVSGALYLDLGEQGFWRAIDYLPHSDTIEVVNSAEQAMLAAEAFGHFAAALSDLTPDDIIDVIPNFLNLPQRIFQLQDAKINNTQNRLVHCEKWVDLCLAQSDILTMLAQYEAELPIRICHNDTKINNMLFDKRDMSSLAIIDLDTCMKGYLMYDFGDMVRAFCSPEAEDSTHLASVHARPEIIIAAANAYIKPLVGIITPLEKRSLWLGTKVMPLMLGVRFLTDYLNGDVYFGIKYQNHNLDRAINQLTIYQSLQQQETALRPLFDA
- the spoT gene encoding bifunctional GTP diphosphokinase/guanosine-3',5'-bis pyrophosphate 3'-pyrophosphohydrolase, whose product is MYLFEGLKESASSYLEPDQVELLKQAYLVARDAHEGQMRTSGEPYITHPVAVSRILADMRLDHESLMAALLHDTIEDTPVTKEELTELFGVAVAELVEGVSKLDKIKFRDRKEAQAENFRKMMMAMTQDIRVILIKLADRTHNMRTLGSLRPDKRRRIARETLEIYAPIANRLGIHNIKIELEDLGFQAYYPMRHRVIRDVVKAARGNRKELINSIEVAIETRLEEAGIPTKVKGREKNLYSIYRKMRSKELQFQEVMDIYAFRVVVDSIDTCYRVLGAMHGLYKPRPGRFKDYIAIPKANGYQSLHTSLFGPHAVPVEVQIRTEEMDQMADKGVAAHWMYKNNTDAGQQNTTQVRAHKWMQSLLELQQSASSSFEFVENVKTELFPEEIYVFTPEGRILELPVNATAVDFAYEVHTDVGNTCVGARVNRKAYPLSQPLISGQTVEIITAKGARPNAAWLNFVVTGKARGKIRQVLKSLKGDNAIALGKRLLNHALGDTKLETIPADLLEKVIKETKHNSLDALLADIGLGNAMSIVIAQRLLGQQLAPHDHNKETSQMPIRGAEGMLVTYANCCRPIPGDAVIAHVSPGKGLVVHMESCANIRGYQGEPDKYISVHWDNVEGAEYQANLRVEIVNHQGALAKITSIIASAGSNIHNLSTEERDGRVYLINLRISVKDRVHLANVMRRIRVLPEVLRTSRNR
- a CDS encoding DUF805 domain-containing protein, translating into MSVKTLLCRDGRDTGVRLMAIILAAFLLLTVAAIVFPASMINWIVTLAVMPIVGLSAVRRLNDANKSKKLMMICVVPVLIFGVLTYFMAPLGALGGVFLFGLACGGYLAFLPAKNTINYLQGYNGPSMVLTSSPGAVYNRQEPVMKGQVAPVHAKAENRFLSTEMTDDEAVLTSSTDPHSGASNIHQLNDDALPQTRFVQTDAHIDHEYDVTDEQIISLSTTSARNNQPLYVDQDALQSGSITELAKSWFNIAKLHQQKLILIGKITAAIIAVCLVVYVIFALVNVFSSDETEQTEHADGMSHQQQTSTRQMIKLPDGFWLALEGNILIVRWLGDSGDVQNVWRLATAIGDKTCTNLEFNDGSRYRPITVDLLKDGASEARFTPLDKDAIVNHVALRGSFKLCGYEFNLKGSQATLMQNPQFEMILSQ